The Anaerolineales bacterium genome contains the following window.
CGGGAGTCTCTCGCCGCACTCTGCGGCGCTGCAAGCCTTCGGCACCAGCCGGAGCATCCCCCTGAGCCGGTGCCGAGGCAGGGAGGCCGTGCGCCCGTCAGGAGGCCGGGGTCGTCGAAGAAGCAGGCAGGGGCTCGATCGGAACGAGAATCAGCAGCAACAGGTAGGCAATCAAGCCTGGGCCGCCGGCGAGGGCCAACACGACGAACAGCACTCGGACCAGCGTCGGGTCGACGTCGAAGTACCCGCCCAGCCCACCGCACACACCGGCGAACATCCGCTCGCTTCGGCTTCGATACAGGCGGCGAATCTCAGTTGCCATCCCACGCTCCTTCGTTCGTTCTCTCTCAGCCTCTGTACGTTATGGACGGAAAGCGGTTGCGCCCCGGCCGGTGCTGGCTTACACGATTCCGCACGCATTCGCACCTCAGGAAAGCAAGTGCGGGGCATGACGCCCCGCACTGTAAGACCTTGCTGACCTTGCTGACGGAGAACGGCTAGAACCAGGAGGGTTCCGGTGCGGCCTCCACCCGGATGTCATGGCGAAGGTCTTTTACGGCCAGCGCCCATGCTCCCAGCCCCCAGACGGCGACGGCCAATGCCACCAGTGGGCCGATCCACGGAATGCCTGCCACGACAACGTACACCAGAAGCCCAAGCACATACGGGCCAAAACGCCCGCCGGCTGCGCTCGGCCGGAACTTGCCTAGGATTCGTCGCCCGATCCACACACTGACTGCGATCGGCGCCAGCCACACGATCGCCACGGCCGCAGCCAGGAGCAGGCCTGCGAGGACGAGCATGCCCAGGAAGACGACCGTCGTGGCCAGTGCCTGCAGGGTGAACAGGCCGAAGATTCCCGCCAGGAGGATAGTTAACGCCAGGACCGCCACGAAGGCCGTCAGGATCAGCACCATCGCCAGGAGACCCCATCCCAAGCTGGCCAAGGGCTGCGTTTCGAGGGTCTCAACACTTCGCTTGAGCGGCCGGCGGGCGAGCCACAGCAACAGCGAGCCGACCAGGAGCAAGGCCAGGAAGCGACGCAGTCTGCCCAGCAGGTAGGACACGGCGGACAGCGTCTCTCGACGCTCGGCCTGCTGGTTGGTTCCCTGGGTGAACAATGTCTGGCCGCCAACCACGCCGGCAGGAACGCTGGCGGCCTGGGTCGAGGTGTATTCCAGATTCCCGGCGATGCTGGCGTCCGACCCGAAGGTCAGCCCGCTGGGAACGGTGGGCACAGCCGG
Protein-coding sequences here:
- a CDS encoding PspC domain-containing protein, translated to MATEIRRLYRSRSERMFAGVCGGLGGYFDVDPTLVRVLFVVLALAGGPGLIAYLLLLILVPIEPLPASSTTPAS